The DNA segment GAACGACCCCCTCTTCTGGAAATCGCTCTACAACACCGCCTACCTGACACTCCTTGGCGTTCCCCTGGCAGTGCTGTGTGCGCTCGTGATCGCCCTCCTCCTCAACGTCAAGAGAATCGTCGGTCTGTCGATCTTTCGCACGATCTTCTACCTGCCCGTCGTGCTGCCGACAGTGGCGACGGCAGTCCTTTGGATCTGGCTCCTGAACCCCCAGTACGGTCTCGTCGATCAAGCCCTGGTCGCAGTTGGCCTGCCCCAGCCATTCTGGTTCTATGACCCGGACTGGGCCAAGGCGGGGATCATACTGATGACCATTTGGGGGGTCGGCGACGTGGTAATCATCTATCTGGGGGCCCTCCAGGGTGTTCCACGTGAGCTGTACGAGTCGGCGGAGGTCGAGGGGGCAGGAATCTGGGCCAAGGTCCGTCACGTCACGGTGCCCCTGATCAGCCCCGCGATCCTCTTCAATCTGATCACCGGCGCCATCGGAACATTCCAGTATTTCACGCAGGCCTACGTCGTGAGTCAAGGCACTGTCGGCACCGGTTTCGCGGCGGTCGGCGGGGTTGGAAACTCACTTCTCTTCTACGGCCTGAATCTCTACAACTACGCGTTCCGCTACTTCCAGATCGGGTACGCCTCTGCGCTTGCGTGGATCCTCTTGCTCATCATCCTGGCATCGACTCTTGCCCTGCTCTGGGTCTCCAGACGACGCGTCTACTATGGCGGTGAGCGGTGAGCGGACGATGAGGCTGCGAGCCATGACCGCGAACCCCTTCACGCTGCGACTCCGCAAGGACATCAAACTCATGCGGATCGCCACGTACGCGGCGTTGGTAGGCCTCAGTTCGCTCTACCTGATGCCGCTGCTATGGATGATTGGGACATCGCTCAAGGCTGGACCGCAGTCCATCGCCTCGCCTCCGATCTGGATCCCTTCGCCGTTCGTGTGGCAGAACTACCCTGACGCGCTCAGCCAGATCGATTTTCCCCTCGCGCTGCGTAACAGCCTCCTCTATGCGGTCCCATCCGTGGTGTTTTCGGTGGCTTCGTGCAGCCTCGTGGCGTACGGCTTCGCCCGCATCGCGTGGCCTGGTCGCAACATCGTCTTCGTGGTGCTCCTTGCCACGATGATGCTTCCAGGACAGGTCACCTTCATTCCGCTCTACGTCATCTTCGCAAAGCTCGGCTGGGTGAACACGTTCCTGCCCCTGGTCGTGCCAACGCTGTTCGG comes from the Chloroflexota bacterium genome and includes:
- a CDS encoding sugar ABC transporter permease; protein product: MGRQTRRNLLAGLLFISPWLLGFFGLYVYPALASLYYSFTDFKILAAPRWVGLDNYQAILNDPLFWKSLYNTAYLTLLGVPLAVLCALVIALLLNVKRIVGLSIFRTIFYLPVVLPTVATAVLWIWLLNPQYGLVDQALVAVGLPQPFWFYDPDWAKAGIILMTIWGVGDVVIIYLGALQGVPRELYESAEVEGAGIWAKVRHVTVPLISPAILFNLITGAIGTFQYFTQAYVVSQGTVGTGFAAVGGVGNSLLFYGLNLYNYAFRYFQIGYASALAWILLLIILASTLALLWVSRRRVYYGGER
- a CDS encoding carbohydrate ABC transporter permease, with the translated sequence MTANPFTLRLRKDIKLMRIATYAALVGLSSLYLMPLLWMIGTSLKAGPQSIASPPIWIPSPFVWQNYPDALSQIDFPLALRNSLLYAVPSVVFSVASCSLVAYGFARIAWPGRNIVFVVLLATMMLPGQVTFIPLYVIFAKLGWVNTFLPLVVPTLFGSPFFIFLLRQFFMGIPSELSDAARIDGASELQILWRIVLPLSKPALITVALFTFIDKWGDFFGPLIYLQRPDLYPLSLAVQTFQSAHKTDWPLSMAAAVVIAAPLVVIYFFAQRRFIEGITFTGLKG